CCGGCTAACCCTGGAAGTCGGCGTGTCTGGACTTTACTGAGCGTGGCTTCATTTTTATCTTAAATTAACGAAATAGAATTTTGCTTCGTCCAATTTACAGCTGGCATGATCTAAGTGTTGGTGATATTTCAAAggttttcttacatttttaacaatttttcctttggaCATTTGGCGCTTAGTTACTACCTTCCTTATTATTGCATGagctaaattttttatcgatacAGTCGAGTTTAAAACTGAATAAATATTGTCGTTTCGGTCAAGGCAGATCTCTAGCAATATTGCACCGATTGTTTACAACATTTGGAGGCCTAAAATCACTCAGTGTGCCTTGCGAAAATCATTATCTATTCCTTATATGCACTTATGTGATAGGTATACAAATCTAGCTAggtgaaatagtattttacatgactagggataaaaagatgaaaagtagagttttcgtgtgaattttgttgatccgaggcgaagccgaggtcaataaacacacgaaaacgagacttttcatttttatcccgagttatgtaatggattttacaggctgagggcgtcgaaagaagtgcttaaaacatgaaaagtacggttttcgacgcatgtagcatgtaataaatattttttttttattattaataaataatagcagtgaaaaagtgctattattttgCCGTCTGTAGATAAAATATCgtgtattcacctctgtccaaatgtttatttagacacttggagttataacattcgccttcggctcatgcaataactccccaagtgtctaaataaacatgtggacagaggtgaataatctactattatctacctaggtgaaataatagcagtgaaaaagtgctgttatttcgccgtcggtagataaaatagcgtattcacctctgtacAAATGTTTAATTAGACACTTCTAgacacatacgcgcggtgttcggatgtcaacattacttaactagaagtttaattcaaaaattacacttcaggtctatgttgtggTCTCGGCAAGcgtcgacttcttcgtgacaagtgtgtaatatatattaaaaagaaGAGCTGTCACGCTCTCATCTTacataaaatgtattgaaaaaaaagagcGGTGATTATTAAGTGCGGCGCTGTATGCTTTAAATTTTCTGCGTAGTTGTATTTGGTGCAATAACGTATTATTTAAAAAGATGATGAAGCAAAGATGTAagcaaaaatacattttttatcgagccgtttgttttattgttgtttgtttttcatcaACGTTTTATTAGGCTTGTGCGACGCACTATAATATTATATGGTGGTAACAATGTCAATCTCTAAGCTTCGGGCACGGAGAGAAAAGTTCGAACGGAAAACTTTACCAAAAATGGAATACTCCGGGATTCCCGTAAAGTTTCGCCAAAGtcaaatcgccaaaaaaaatgtttgcgtttcttcacactttggcgatttttcttggcgttttttcacactttagttaattttttttggcaattcatcagtttttgagaattgttttaatcacaaaaaaaatcgcaaaagtgtgaagaaacgccaaaaactttaaaaatctataaattgaaaatttatattcattctttggatttaatttttgttttaaccaCATCATGATTTAAAAGTCGTATCGCTCGGTTGATATTGGACCGattataatagttatttataacATCGAGTCGCTGGATTCGAGTGCAAAGTCATTTATCAGGCCTTAGATGAGTAATTGTGACTCGAGGCCTTAGGTTGAGTGTACAATACACATCGGAAGTCTAATAAAGCACTTTGCATCGAGATTCATAGAACCTTTTATGCACATTATCATGCTGAGCTTCCGTAATTTTCATAAGAAACACTTGTTTCTTATGTAAATTACGGCAGTGAGTTGTATAAAACCGCCTGAAGTAGTTGTAAAATTCgtaaaagaaaacattatttcgtgACAACTTTCACAGCTACTTCAAAAGGCTGAGGGCTACAAGCTTCGCACACGtttgaatttgtttaatttcgcCATCTGTCATTCAGATATTTATTGTACAGAATATTATTTAAAGTACGAAAAAGCTATTCACACAAAGTGCGATTTGTCTTTGTTTGAGTAAAGTACGAATAGTGAAATAAAGACTAAAGGTTTGTGCGATAGTAATGCTTCCTTTTGCAAAATGTTTATAGAAGAGAGTGATGcgtccttttacaaagtgtttgtagaaggatggtGGACCACCATTGGTGGTgcttacaaaatgtaaaaacataaGAAACGTTAACTGTTACATTTTAATGACTTAAGTCAATGCATCTACTGTTTTGCACGCGTAAAAATCCAACTTCCataatgtttttcttctttgtttCTCTGATTTTTCTCATTTGTCAATTGAACGCTAAGAAAGACTCTGTATATGGTAATAAACCTGACATCTGTAAAAGGTTAAGTATCATATTGGTATGTAAATTGTCAAGATGGTTTATTGTCTGAGCTTTCTTTAATTACTGcccaacaaaatattttaggaTATTCTCAACTGCGTTTTTGAAACACCATGAATGAACCTTCGCTACAAAAACAACGAATGCTATgtaaattcatgtaattcatGCAACCAAAATTACATTGAAGAACCAAAGAGAATCATCCAAAGACTAGAAGACCACGCAGGCAATGTTAGAAGATGTGAATATACAATAAGTCGCCCGTAGCAAGGCACTTCATACGTAACAAAGGACAAATAAATTGGAATAAATCAAAACTGATCATGACAGAAAGGAATCTCCATCTATGGTTGAGTAGAGACGGCATGGAGAACAGACGTGTTCTTACGTCGCTCTCTAAAATGCGTTTTCGTCTTGCATTGTgctacaaaattttgattttgtgaatTTGTAATTCAATAATTGTAATTCAACAATATAATTAGTCCATTTagatttgttttcctgtgcttgtctattttttttgctgattttATACAAGTATTCATGTGTCATGTTCGTTTGCTTTTGTATAAAAGTGGTGCATATAAAGAAGTTCattgttcttttgtttgtgGTCATGCGGttttcatttcgacttttGTTTTCTCGGGTTTATAACCTAAATTCATTGTGAGCTGTCTCACGACAATAAATAGTTCTAATCGAGCtatgaaatgaattaaacGATGCCGCAGTCGGGCTTTGTCTCACGGCGAAATAGTTCTAATCGACCtatgaaatgaattaaacGATGCCCCAGTCGGGCTTTGTCTCACGGCGAAATAGTTCTAATCGAGCTATAGCGATTAATTACATCGTGTCCAAGTCGGGCTTTGTCTCACGACAAAAAATAGTTCTAGTCGAGCTATGCAACGAAACCCTAGGCGATCtatgtaataataataaaaaaaaaaaaaacgtaagccCTGGTCGGGCCCTGTCTCACGACAAAATTCACGGCTCTAGTCGAGCGAAGTAGAAATTGAACATATCAGGCCTTGTCGGGATTTGGTAAACGACGAATTTCTAGTCGAGCTATGTAAAAGAGAACAAGTCGAGCTTTGTTAATAGCAATTGGAGTTCCAGAAGGAATACTCGCTTGTAAGCGTTCCACGTAATCGTTTGTTTGTGTAATTACTACTACACACCCACTACAGGTGCCAATGCCGAGCATTTGTACATTTGTAGGTATAATTGCTTGGGTAACATCACCATTAACTTACGGTAACATCAAAATAGTGCACTAAAGGGATATTCTTAACTACATACCTGTAGTATGGAAAGTTTCCGCTCTAAATACATATGCAGTGCACGTCGGCACcaactttttataaatttatttttccaaaaggGTGAGCACAATGGGCCCACAGGCGGCCTAAGTGCAGTATGACTGGGTAACTAGTCATACGCCTTATTTAATAAATATCTATGGAGATTAAAGGAAGGTTTGACGATGTTGTTGAATCTGGTCCATTGAtgatgaattttgatgaaggTCTAGTTTTAAGCAACTCTTGGAAACCGATAACACTAAAAATATcagaatttaaacaaaaaccaattacaactaataaataaacaaagcaacACGCACtctaaatgaaaaaaacacaaacatagtaaacaaaatatattgaaatcttggaaattaaaatttctaaaaaatagaAGCTACGTGtccaaataaatatatttcaaaaacGAATATCTGTAAATTCTGCGATTCTAAGCTTTGCCGTGCTAACAAATTTAGTGTGATGATTTGTTTATCGTTCTTGTTGTTTTCAACGGCCTATCACTTTAAAGCCCTTTTAAGTATTTCTCAAGCACAATTTGGGAGACTTAAGAGTAGTGTAAATATATCAAAGAACGTTTTATTCCgtttttagtttcattttattctcattcttACTAGAGCTAAGTTACCACGCTATTCCATATTAAACTCGACTGCACCCACTTCTTAACGTGATTTCGATTGGACACTCAACGGGTATAAATGTAAAATCGGGATTGTCAGCGTCTTCGAACCATTGGAATCTCCATCTGCAACTGAAATGACAGAAATATAACGGTAATGCGAAATGATTTAACGGCTTTATTAGTATATTTTACCCAGGCTGTAACTCCTCTGGAAGTTGATCGCATTCTGTTATGTTGCCGACCCCACCGAAACGCTCTAAAGAGTAACCGACAATTTGTTTAGAATTAGTTTCttgacaaacaaaaatatttgaaaatgtatacCTCCCCAACCATCATATGGAGCATTCCATTGTGGAGCACATCCGTTGACATCGCCTACTCCACCGCCAGGCATTTGAATATCGAAATGATTAGGCTaataaccgaaaatttatCCAATAAATGTTGGTCTTAAGAAAGCATCGAATTCAACAAACCCCTAATGCTCCAGTGTTTGTGACTTGAACGATCATTCTCTTTCCAACAACTGGACCACTAGTGAAGCTCAGTTCATAACATCCACAACACCAATCAGGTTCGTCTTGTCCTTCAATGTAAGCGGCAGCAAAACCATAAGATAAATGATTGTTAATCGCCCAAGGTTGGTTATTGTTGCAAATATATGCGGCTGAACGaagagaaaagaaatattGATCGATTGgcttcaaacaaaacaatttggaatatGAATTGAACACGCACTTCCATTAGCATCACAGCCACTGGTCACGTGATCAGGAAGAACAAAATATCCATCAGCTGAACAACTAGCTACTGGTCTAGTCACATCTGCTTTATCGTTCCATGAGCAAGATGGCtgagaaaattcacaaaattagaaatttaagATTTCTCACTGTGTCAAAACCATATTCACTCATTGGTCATCAATCAATAAATGACACAGAGCATTACCTTGCAGCAATCCCAAACTCGAGTAGAAACTCCAGTTTGTTGAGCGTTTGCCAACGCAAATAGAAACACTGTGCACAAAATAGCctggaattttattaaaagtgattccaggttcaatttttactgccaaaaagaaatataaaatttcctGTTACCTTCATTGTACCAAGAAGCTGTCTGAacgggaatatgtcgaatcgTTTTCCAAACATTCTCTTTTATAACCGCAGAGATTGTTAATCAAATCTCGGTTGGTTGATTTCCAGATTAATAATGTCTTTGCAGCTCTTCAGATATGTAGTCTTAGAGTATGTGTTTGATTGACAGGTTGTACCATTATATACTATTAGTGATACCCATATGGAGATACTATAAATGATACAAACCATAAGTACCTGTGGAATTGAGATTGAAGGTAGACAAAtcgaaattgttgattttcaactatttttgtATGCGTCCCGGATGTTGGGTCCGCCAAAATTCAGGGAAAAATAGCTCTTAGCAAACATGTCGTATAAACAATTCCTTGTTAAATTTCCGTGTGTCCTGCAAGATAAAGTGAGTCCCAGAAAAATAGTCTTGCTCCTACACAATCTCttccaaaattacaatttataaaGCTTGGAATAGCTGAGGTCAGCCTGGAACCCGATTTGAAATATCTCAGTTGATCCGAAGAAGAATCACCTGACCTGACATGCATTGGTTGTTTTAAACCTGATCCGATTTATTGTTGacttgacctgacctgacctgacaaACAACAACTAATCGCTTTTGGCTAATGGAAAACTTATTTAACCAAACCAAATCATCGTTGGGTCGGATCAGGTCAAATTCAGAGCAGGTTTAGCAATCATCCTAACCTGAATCCCATAGGTTGTAGTTTTCGAGACATGACCTGAACATGTCCTGTTACGAGCCTTAAAATTTCGCTTTTATCGTGACTCCTGAAGAATATTGCACCAATTCCTTTTATTCAAGTCAAGGATAGTCTTCATAATATCTGAAATCTTCATCTTAGAACAGGCGATGTATATACCTTGGGCATAACCGTTTTGTCTTTAGTGCCGTCTCGATTTAATATTAAGTGAAGCCAAGACAAACAAATTCATAACATAAATTGGCCGTCATTCGAGCGAACGTTATTTTCAGGACCCCCTATGgtgttaaattattaattgttATTGATCACGCGAATTTTCTAATCGACCTACTTTCAACTGCATGGGTACATAATTGTTGATAATTCCGTAATATTATGTAACATTCATAGTGTCTGTGACCGTGTCAAAGATAACAAAATTTCCCACATGTGaagcaaaattttttattatcgaTATGAATGAATACGTAAAGATTATGTAAACTCTAGTGGACAATATTAATAGAAGCATCAATACCGAGAATGTGTGTGATTAGACCACACAATAGTATTGATATCAGAAAGGATGACGCTGAACGCTCCAATATGAATAGAAACAATACCGAGAAAATGGTCTTATCACACAAAAGTGTTGATATCATAAAGGAGGATACGCAATTATTTAACTTTCCAATCCAATTGTTATCTTAAAAATATTGCGCTACAAAAATGACAGATGATATCGGTCGAATTTTCGATTCATACTTTTTATTTCGTTGGACTAGTGTTCAGTTTTGTCCacagaaattttttctccACTGGCATATTTATATGGCGATCGATTATTATTCACTGCACTAAGCTAACTTTACATCATCAACTACATTTCTTTTGGAGAGTAAAAACTCTAACAAATAGTTCCTTGTCTACGATGATAGTCACGGACCAAATAGTATGTTACTATGAAAAAGGTAcgttttagacccaggtggtgaaagcGGCTGAGGATGGAGCGGAGCTACAACCCGCGtaattgcctaaaatctaccgtccacaacagatacgtaaataacaacagaaaatccattttcggccgGAGAGTGCGCCCGAGAAAGTACTTTCTTAGCATTGGCAGCAAATACCTCTCTCTGAGAAGTAACTTTTCATATAGTTTGCGTGTCAAAATCCGTCAagcgcaaaaaatattttatatgctCATTTTTCCTacggtcgaaagtggcttataaCACACCtggggaaaacaagaaaatttgtttaggtttcaaaaacatgtaatagttatttgtgtatctgttttggacgattgtttttaggcaatttcgcgagtacatgcatgcgaaagtgccaaaaatcaatcgtccaaaacagatactcaaaaaaatgttcatgtaaggggtcgaaaaccagagaaaaatctcaaaactctttcattttcggccccgacacatgaaaaatctattcgcagagagatgctaatttGACGaatgggtcgtttcgacggatagagggaatatgtcgaatgattttaaaattggtaGAGAGAAAATGGATTGAATTCTCTCTCTCAAAAACCTaactgtcattcgacatattccctctatccgtcgaaacgacctaGTCGttatattagcatctctctgataACTCGGTATAGAAATGCAAAGTCCTGTTTTCGTGTGTTGATTGACCTTGGCTTCggataaacaaaattcacacgaaaactctacatGATTCAATTTTCTATACTCGTTCCGCTCGTtcggaaaacttgggtctaatattgaaaaaatcaacattacaacacTCGTAAGACAACATATTATTTCATTCAGGCTGACAAAAAACTCagattccgaacaaaacataacaacaaacaCTGTGGTATATCACtcactcatatttatttaacaaatttctAACTATCGATGCCCTCaccatgtaatagttattttcgtcatgcatgttaaaatgcttttttagcgaatgagtgGACTCCAGCTTGTTTTCATGTGTTAATTGACCTCCACTACGCCTCAGTAGtcatataatagttatttgcatgctacatgcgtcgagaACCGTACTgatcatgtttcaagcacttctttcgaagcGCTCAGCATCccttacataactcgggataaaaatgaaaagtctcgttttattgtgtttattgacctcaatcaacaaaattcatacGAAAGCTCTACTTTTcctctttttatccctagtcatctaaaatattatatatattcATGAAATCCTTAGCAGTACG
This region of Bradysia coprophila strain Holo2 chromosome IV, BU_Bcop_v1, whole genome shotgun sequence genomic DNA includes:
- the LOC119066736 gene encoding endoglucanase-like; protein product: MFGKRFDIFPFRQLLGTMKAILCTVFLFALANAQQTGVSTRVWDCCKPSCSWNDKADVTRPVASCSADGYFVLPDHVTSGCDANGTAYICNNNQPWAINNHLSYGFAAAYIEGQDEPDWCCGCYELSFTSGPVVGKRMIVQVTNTGALGPNHFDIQMPGGGVGDVNGCAPQWNAPYDGWGERFGGVGNITECDQLPEELQPGCRWRFQWFEDADNPDFTFIPVECPIEITLRSGCSRV